The following coding sequences lie in one Methylotuvimicrobium alcaliphilum 20Z genomic window:
- the efpL gene encoding elongation factor P-like protein EfpL, which yields MAKASDFKRGMVVEINGVPHIIKQIEVRSPSSRGATTLYKVRFNNLKTGQKLDETLKGDDFFKDADCVRVKVQFSYMDGENYVFMNMEDYSQYSVGADDLEEQKGYLTEGLEDIVALLFDDTVLGIELPSSVALEIVETAPEIKGATATGRTKPARLTTGLEVQVPEYLKTGEIVKINTVTGKFMSRA from the coding sequence GTGGCAAAGGCCAGTGATTTTAAGCGTGGAATGGTTGTCGAGATTAACGGTGTACCGCATATCATTAAGCAAATCGAGGTCAGAAGTCCGTCCTCGCGTGGCGCGACGACTTTGTATAAAGTCCGGTTCAATAATCTCAAAACCGGTCAAAAACTCGATGAAACCCTGAAAGGAGACGATTTTTTCAAGGATGCGGATTGCGTTCGCGTGAAAGTTCAGTTTTCTTATATGGATGGCGAAAACTACGTATTCATGAATATGGAGGACTATAGTCAATACTCGGTCGGCGCGGACGATTTGGAAGAACAGAAAGGCTATTTGACCGAAGGTCTCGAGGATATCGTTGCGTTGTTGTTCGACGATACCGTGCTGGGTATCGAGCTACCAAGCTCTGTGGCGTTGGAGATCGTCGAGACTGCACCGGAAATCAAAGGCGCTACGGCAACCGGCAGAACCAAGCCGGCGCGATTGACGACCGGTTTGGAAGTGCAGGTTCCGGAATATCTCAAGACCGGCGAAATAGTCAAGATCAATACCGTTACCGGAAAATTTATGTCCAGGGCTTGA